The genome window TTTAAGTACCCGTTTATCTCAAGAGTTTTGCGATAAAGCGAATCGGTAATTTCATAAACAAACGTATTCTTTTTCCGAATTTTAAAGTTCATGGGATTGTATTCTAAATATTTAAATGTGTTTATTGAAAGAGTATCATCAAACACAATAACTATAGAATCTACATGAAAATAGTTTGATGTAAAAGGATTCGAATGCATGCCCATGTCGCAGGTAACTTTTGATATGGAATCAATTTGCTGTATTTCATAACTCATATCAGTTATTAAACCGAAATATGTATATGAATTAATTTTTACCCTATGTGTAGTACGGTTTATAAACCAGAATTCTCCACATTCTGTTTTATCGCAACTGCCATTTGTAAGGAAGAAAAATATTGTCGCTATCACAATGTAAAAAGCAATCTTTTTGATTATCACAATATTAAATATTTGAACAAAAATCAATTAAATTATCAATATCATCGTTTTTTTTACATTTTGAGGTTTATTTTGTTTTAGCAAAGATCTTGAAAAGAGAAAATCTGCAACCCCAATTTTTTCACTAAAATAATAATTTTAATGATATGAACAAGAGGCCAAATTATGCGAAGCAACAAACTGTAAACATTTTTTTGTAACTTTTGCGGGATTTTGCCACGGTAAGTATGAGCTCTGATAGCCAAAATAATAACTCCTACAGTAATTGGGATAATTTTGATTCCAACCTTCTGATACCCTTAATCTATCAGAACGAGAGCAGCATATACCTAATCCAGAACTTTAGGGTGGTTTTTGCCAACCCAAGTTTCACTAAGCTTACCGGCTATGCACAGGAGGAACTCAACGAAATACTTTTCCTTGACGTGGTTCACCCCAAGGACCGAAAGCTGGTTAAAATACTGTTCAACAACGATTTTGCCGAAATCCGCAAGCACACATCCAACAGCTTTACCTTGCGTATTCTAACCCGCTATAACGAGCTAAAATGGATTAAAACCATTTTTTCAATAATTGATTGGCAGGAATCGCCGGCACTTCTATGTACTAGCTACGACATTACCCAACAAAAGGAAGCAGAGGAGAGCATGGCCAACCAGGAGCAGAACCTGAGTATGCTCGTAAACGCCTTTGGCGATTTAGTTTTTATAGTTAACCACAACTACAATATTGTACAAATAAATAACGCCGTTCTGAGCGCCCTTGGGTACCATGAACACGAGATACTGCTTGAGTCGTTTGTTAAACTACATACCGAGAGTGAAAGGGGAATAGCCATAACCTCGCTTATGGAAGTTTTTGATGGCGACCGCAAACTATACATCACTGAGTTTGTGCGTAAAAACGGAAAGCCTCTCCCGCTTGAGGTTAGAATGATAAAGGGCTACTGGCGCAAGCGCGATGTTGTATTTGTTATTGCACGTGACATTACTGAACGCATTGAGGCCGAAGCGGCCATTAAGCAATCGGAAGAAAAGTTCTTTAAAGCATTCAATTCCGGTGCTGTAATGATGACCATTAGCACCCTTAACGAGGGCATATATATTGATGCAAACAGAGCGTTTTTGGAAAAGGTAGGATACGATTACTCTGAAGTTATTGGGCAAAAATCATCGGAACTTAGAATATTTAAGCAGATTGAGCGGCGCAATGAGCTGATTGATGCTGTAAAACGGGAGAACAGGGTCGATAAAATTGAGGTGGAAATAGTTAATAAAAAGGGTGAAACCTTTACAACGCTTCTCTCCGCTGAGATTATCAACATACAGGGCACCGATTGCTTGCTTGTTGCCATGAGCGATATAACCTACCGTAAACAGGTTGAGGAAGAGCTTGCCCGTAGTAGAGCACAGCTAAGAGGGACAATTGATAATTTACCTTTCATTGCCTGGCTCAAGGATAGCAAATGTGGTTATTTGCTAGTGAACAAAAAGTTCACCAATCACTTTGGAATCACCGATGATCAAATTTTGGGCAAGGTAGATACTGAACCCTGGCCCTCGCCACTTCTCGATATTCTCAAACAGAAGGAAAACGAAGTGCTAAAAAGCAAGCAAACTGTAAAATGGGAGATTCGTGAAGGCGAACGCAGAATTGAGGAATGGTGGGAATTTCAGCTAACACCTGTGTTTAATGTGAACAAAAAGGTAATTGCCATTACTGGTATAGCACGTAAAATAACCGACCAAAAAATTAACCAAATAAAAATCCAGAAACACCTCGACCGGCAAATACTGCTCACAAAGGTTTCGTACGTTTTTAACACAAACCTACCTTTTTCAAAGCAGGCAAACGAATCGTTAAACCTTATTGTAAGCGAAATTGGCTTACGAAAGGCCTTTATCCTTATTGGTAGTGAAAGTGATTTTGATATTTTTACGTGCTGTTCAAGTACGGCTAATGATTTGGCTGAACCACTCCGGGTTTACTACTCCGATAACTACTCAAGCATTACTTCACATTTCCAGCAGGAGAACAAAGTAATTTTCGACATTTCCGGCTCAACCATGCCCTCGTACGACAACCTTAAAAAATTAACCAGCAGCCAACACTTACTGCTCTTCCCCATTCGTGTAAAAGAGAAATGCCTAGGCATTTTTGCAGTTGACTACCCTTACGGCGATAAGGTTAAAGCCGCCGACGACAGGGATTTCCTTTTAACCATGTCAAATATCCTGTCGGCCTCATACGAGTCGCACCTGAACGAGGAACAACTCCGTAAAGCCAAAGAACTTGCCGAACAGGCAAGCCAAGCTAAGGAAAAGTTCCTTTCAACCATGAGCCATGAAATTCGTACGCCTATGAACGCCATAATAGGTATGGCAAACCTTTTAATTGATGAGAATCCAAAACCTGAGCAGGTCGACAACCTAAACTCCCTTAAGTACGCAGCTGAGAATCTACTTTCGCTCCTGAACGACATACTAGATTACAGTAAAATTGAAGCCAATAAGCTCGATTTGCTGCAATCCAACTTTGACATCAACGATTTGTTTAAAGGGCTATACAGCACTTTTGCTAAAATGGCATCGAGCAAGGGTTTAACCCTGACCTATAACATTGACACTAATATTCCCACCCCACTCATTGGCGATCGGGTTCGTTTAAATCAGGTTCTTACCAACCTTATTGGGAATGCCATAAAATTTACTGAGAAGGGCGAAATTAGCTTCACCGCCAAACTTGTTGAAAAAAACAAGGAAATCAGTACAATTAGGTTTACTGTATCCGATACCGGCATTGGAATTCCTAAGAAAATGCAGGTTGATATTTTTAATGAATTTACCCAGGTACATGAGGGTAAGTTTAGAGCTACTGGCACTGGATTAGGTCTAGCCATCTCCCAAAGAATTGTAAAACTGATGGGTGGTGAAATTAGCCTTGAAAGCGACGAAGGCAAAGGGTCAAGTTTCTTTTTTACCATCCCGCTCAAAGTTGGAACAGTTCAACCCACCGATGATACAGTAGAGATCAATATTCCTCCCGGGAAACATCGGGTTCTGATTGTTGAGGATAATGAACTCAACACGTTTATTGTTAAACGTTTCCTTACCAACTGGGGTATCGATTTTGAACATGCAAGCAATGGGCGTGAGGCCTTGAGCTGTTTAGCACAGAATGATTTCGATTTAATTCTAATGGACCTTGAAATGCCCGAAATGAACGGCTACGAGGCAGCTAAGGCCATCCGCAAGCTACACAATAAGGCCAAAGCCTCAATTCCAATAATTGCCCTTAGCGCCTCAGCTTTACTCGATGTGCAGCAACGTATTTTTGGTATCGGTATGAACGATTTTGTGCTTAAACCTTTCAAACCTCAGGAACTAAAAAGTAAACTGGCAAAGTATCTGCTTAAATAGCGTAAAATATGGGTAAAAATCATTTTTCGATATTGGCATCAACGGTAATAGCAGCAATTTCAATTACATGTCATGCACAAGTAAGGGTTGAGCTAAAGGTTCACCAATCCATTGGTAGCACGGCAATAGTATCGCGTTACGATGGTAAAAATCAGATTGAAGTGGACTCGTGCAAACCAACCCCCGATGGTGTTTACACTTTTAGTGTCCCTGCAGATACACCTAAAGGAATTTACAAGTTATCGGTAGGGAAAGGGGCCTCGTTCGATTTTATCGTATCAACCGATACTATTGTGCGCTTTGAAACCTATTCATTTGCCGTTGAGGATAGCTTAAAGGTAAAACAATCGGCCGAGAACGAAGTTTTTATAAACTTCAGAAAGCTAAGGCAAAAGGCTGAGCAAAAAATGTGGCTAATAGAATCGCTTCGAAAGTATTACACTGAACCAACTATGTTTAGCCAAATGCTCGAAAACGAGCAACAACGCACAGCTTTCGACCTGTATATGCAGGGTAATGCGCTTGCTTCAAAAGCCAATAGCTCGCTGGTATCGTCAGCCATAAGGCTTGAGCTGACACCCCAACCTATTACTCAAGGCGATGAATGCTCAGTGAAAAAAGAGCTATCCGAAATATGGTGGCAAGGAATTGACCTTACCAATCCCGACATACGTTTTTTGCCTAGACTTATTCCCCGGTTATGGGATTACCTGGAAAACCTGCTATGCGAGGGCAACTATACCAGGGAAGAACAGGACTCTGTTTTAACGAAATACATCCAAAAGCTATTTAACCTGCCCATGCATTCCGAAATTAAATCGTTACTACTAAACTCTCTTTGTAATGGTTTTGCTGAGTCGGACTACTATGGAGTGATATCAACCCTGCAGCAGCTAAACGAAAATACGATCTGCCCCATTTTTAACGACCCCGAACTCAAAGCAAAACTTGTCCTTGAAGCTGGGTTAATACCCGGGAAAAAAGCATTCGACTTTTCATTTAAGCCAGTGGGTCAGAAAAAATCGTTAAAACTTTCAAATAGCACATCAAAATACACCTTGGTTTTATTCTGGTCAGTTTGGTGCCCCCACTGCATCGAAAGCGTACCACAAATCTATAAAACCTATAAGCAATACCAGGGTAAAGGCTTTGATGTTATAGCAATATGCATTGACGATGAGGACGATGCCTTTCAAAACTTCATCAAACAAAATGAGTTGCACTGGAAGAATGTCAGAATTCCTTACGATAGCAATAGTAAGGTGATTTTAAAATACAATGTTGACGAAACCCCTAAGATGTTTATAGTTGACAAAAAGTTGAATATTCTATCACGCCCATCTACGCCTGAACACGTTAAAGTTTTTCTTGAAAAGAACCTGTAATTAGCTAAACAGAAGTTCCATGAATTAACAATCCGACTTGCCTGATTTTAGAGGAATGAGCTGGAATGAACCTGAATAAGTCGGAATGATTCGGAATGAATCAGAATAAGAAGAATATGATGGAGTTAGAGGAAGTTAGAAGAATTTCTAGTCCGTTAAACGTGAACCGTGAACCGTGAACCATGAGCCGTGAGCCGTTAAACGTTAAAAGTTAAACGGTGTCTAGTCCTGATATACGGGATAGGCAGTATCGAGAAATCACATTAAAAAAAGTGAATGAAGGTACAAAGTGATGCTTTGGCTAGCTCAGCATGACATCAGGGCTAAATTCTCTTCTGCTAACAACCATCAACCATCAACTAAACTGGTATCACAGAATTACACAATGTAACACATTGTTTCACAGAGTGAATGATACGGTATTCGCGGACAACGATTCACGAACAACAATGAGCAACGTTTCCAGCCCCGTAGGGGCGTAATATCTGTAACCCCACCTGTTAGCGAGCGTCTCCAGACGCGTGCATTATTCGCCCTGAAGGGGCAAATAGAATTAGCCCAGGGTTTTAACCCTGGGTGTTGTGGTA of Tenuifilum sp. 4138str contains these proteins:
- a CDS encoding PAS domain S-box protein codes for the protein MSSDSQNNNSYSNWDNFDSNLLIPLIYQNESSIYLIQNFRVVFANPSFTKLTGYAQEELNEILFLDVVHPKDRKLVKILFNNDFAEIRKHTSNSFTLRILTRYNELKWIKTIFSIIDWQESPALLCTSYDITQQKEAEESMANQEQNLSMLVNAFGDLVFIVNHNYNIVQINNAVLSALGYHEHEILLESFVKLHTESERGIAITSLMEVFDGDRKLYITEFVRKNGKPLPLEVRMIKGYWRKRDVVFVIARDITERIEAEAAIKQSEEKFFKAFNSGAVMMTISTLNEGIYIDANRAFLEKVGYDYSEVIGQKSSELRIFKQIERRNELIDAVKRENRVDKIEVEIVNKKGETFTTLLSAEIINIQGTDCLLVAMSDITYRKQVEEELARSRAQLRGTIDNLPFIAWLKDSKCGYLLVNKKFTNHFGITDDQILGKVDTEPWPSPLLDILKQKENEVLKSKQTVKWEIREGERRIEEWWEFQLTPVFNVNKKVIAITGIARKITDQKINQIKIQKHLDRQILLTKVSYVFNTNLPFSKQANESLNLIVSEIGLRKAFILIGSESDFDIFTCCSSTANDLAEPLRVYYSDNYSSITSHFQQENKVIFDISGSTMPSYDNLKKLTSSQHLLLFPIRVKEKCLGIFAVDYPYGDKVKAADDRDFLLTMSNILSASYESHLNEEQLRKAKELAEQASQAKEKFLSTMSHEIRTPMNAIIGMANLLIDENPKPEQVDNLNSLKYAAENLLSLLNDILDYSKIEANKLDLLQSNFDINDLFKGLYSTFAKMASSKGLTLTYNIDTNIPTPLIGDRVRLNQVLTNLIGNAIKFTEKGEISFTAKLVEKNKEISTIRFTVSDTGIGIPKKMQVDIFNEFTQVHEGKFRATGTGLGLAISQRIVKLMGGEISLESDEGKGSSFFFTIPLKVGTVQPTDDTVEINIPPGKHRVLIVEDNELNTFIVKRFLTNWGIDFEHASNGREALSCLAQNDFDLILMDLEMPEMNGYEAAKAIRKLHNKAKASIPIIALSASALLDVQQRIFGIGMNDFVLKPFKPQELKSKLAKYLLK
- a CDS encoding TlpA family protein disulfide reductase, yielding MGKNHFSILASTVIAAISITCHAQVRVELKVHQSIGSTAIVSRYDGKNQIEVDSCKPTPDGVYTFSVPADTPKGIYKLSVGKGASFDFIVSTDTIVRFETYSFAVEDSLKVKQSAENEVFINFRKLRQKAEQKMWLIESLRKYYTEPTMFSQMLENEQQRTAFDLYMQGNALASKANSSLVSSAIRLELTPQPITQGDECSVKKELSEIWWQGIDLTNPDIRFLPRLIPRLWDYLENLLCEGNYTREEQDSVLTKYIQKLFNLPMHSEIKSLLLNSLCNGFAESDYYGVISTLQQLNENTICPIFNDPELKAKLVLEAGLIPGKKAFDFSFKPVGQKKSLKLSNSTSKYTLVLFWSVWCPHCIESVPQIYKTYKQYQGKGFDVIAICIDDEDDAFQNFIKQNELHWKNVRIPYDSNSKVILKYNVDETPKMFIVDKKLNILSRPSTPEHVKVFLEKNL